The Azospirillum baldaniorum genome contains a region encoding:
- a CDS encoding substrate-binding periplasmic protein — MAEAVARRTILALALAGLTAGGLPSSGLAATPESTPAESATAPVIVKVGGYEFPPYVTESGGGVAQALLDLLNAEQSGFRFELVRTSPQRRYEDMERGRFDMIAFESLAWGWKGRPVEASRVFLRDAEVFVAKAGPGMDQSYFDRLDDKTILGRLGYHYAFAGMTADPEVLEKRFNTRLTVTHEGNVRSVAAGRAALAIVTRSFLAQFLKANPDMAPQLLVSDRTDQIYEHTILVRRDGPVDIDWVNGTLDRLERSGALPALWARQGIAP, encoded by the coding sequence ATGGCAGAAGCGGTTGCCCGCCGGACGATACTGGCCTTGGCGCTCGCCGGACTGACGGCGGGCGGCCTGCCGTCGTCCGGCCTTGCCGCAACCCCCGAGTCCACACCCGCCGAGTCCGCGACCGCTCCGGTGATCGTCAAAGTCGGTGGTTACGAATTCCCCCCCTACGTCACCGAGTCCGGCGGCGGCGTCGCGCAGGCCCTGCTCGACCTGCTGAACGCGGAGCAGAGCGGCTTCCGATTCGAACTGGTCCGCACCTCCCCCCAGCGGCGCTATGAGGACATGGAACGGGGCCGCTTCGACATGATCGCCTTCGAAAGCCTCGCCTGGGGCTGGAAGGGGCGCCCCGTGGAGGCCTCGCGGGTGTTCCTGCGCGACGCGGAGGTGTTCGTCGCCAAGGCCGGTCCCGGCATGGACCAGAGCTATTTCGACCGGCTGGACGACAAGACGATCCTCGGGCGGCTCGGCTATCATTACGCCTTCGCCGGCATGACCGCCGACCCGGAGGTTCTGGAGAAGCGATTCAACACCCGGCTGACCGTCACGCATGAGGGCAACGTGCGCAGCGTCGCTGCCGGGCGCGCCGCGCTGGCCATCGTCACACGCTCCTTCCTGGCGCAGTTCCTGAAGGCCAACCCCGACATGGCGCCGCAACTGCTGGTGTCCGACCGCACCGACCAGATCTACGAGCACACCATCCTGGTCCGCCGCGACGGCCCGGTCGACATCGACTGGGTCAACGGCACGCTCGACCGGCTGGAACGCAGCGGCGCCCTTCCGGCGCTGTGGGCCCGGCAGGGGATCGCCCCGTGA
- a CDS encoding DnaJ C-terminal domain-containing protein: MRDPYQILGLTRSASADDIKKAYRKLAKEFHPDLKPGNAANEERFKEISAAYTLLSDSDKRARFDRGEIDPSGQERHHGFGGRSRANAGRSRAYSGAGGAGDDSFFGGEDWFSDLFGGGRKRGGPGGGAAGGAAGGGSRSRGSDINYSVSVPFVEAAQGTKRRISLSNGKSIDVAVPPGTEDQAKLRLKGQGLPGAGGFGAGDAIVEVHVEAHPFFTRQGSDIHVEVPITLNEAILGATIRVPTVSGPVALKIPPGANTGSTLRLRGKGVMNQATKQAGDQYVKLKVVLPDPPDAELVKFMEEWSRTRSYDVRKKAGLE, encoded by the coding sequence ATGCGTGACCCTTATCAAATCCTCGGCCTCACCCGCTCCGCGAGCGCCGACGACATCAAGAAGGCGTACCGCAAGCTCGCCAAGGAGTTCCACCCCGACCTGAAGCCCGGCAACGCCGCGAACGAGGAGCGCTTCAAGGAAATCTCGGCGGCCTACACGCTGCTGTCCGATTCCGACAAGCGCGCCCGTTTCGACCGCGGCGAGATCGACCCCTCCGGCCAGGAGCGGCATCACGGCTTCGGCGGCCGCTCCCGCGCCAACGCCGGGCGCAGCCGCGCCTACAGCGGGGCCGGCGGCGCGGGCGACGATTCCTTCTTCGGCGGCGAGGACTGGTTCTCCGACCTGTTCGGCGGCGGGCGCAAGCGCGGCGGGCCCGGTGGCGGCGCCGCGGGCGGGGCTGCCGGCGGCGGCTCGCGGTCGCGCGGCAGCGACATCAATTATTCGGTCTCCGTGCCCTTCGTCGAAGCGGCGCAGGGCACCAAGCGGCGCATCAGCCTGTCCAACGGCAAGAGCATCGACGTCGCCGTTCCGCCGGGGACGGAGGATCAGGCGAAGCTGCGTCTGAAGGGCCAGGGACTTCCCGGCGCCGGCGGCTTCGGGGCGGGCGACGCCATCGTCGAGGTCCATGTCGAGGCCCACCCCTTCTTCACCCGCCAGGGCTCCGACATCCACGTCGAGGTGCCCATCACCCTGAACGAAGCCATTCTCGGCGCCACCATCCGCGTGCCCACCGTCAGCGGCCCGGTCGCGCTGAAGATTCCGCCGGGAGCCAACACCGGTTCCACCCTGCGGCTGCGCGGCAAGGGCGTCATGAACCAGGCGACCAAGCAGGCCGGCGACCAGTATGTGAAGCTGAAGGTCGTCCTCCCCGACCCGCCCGACGCGGAGCTGGTGAAGTTCATGGAGGAATGGTCGCGGACGCGCAGCTACGACGTGCGCAAGAAGGCCGGCCTGGAGTGA
- a CDS encoding cation diffusion facilitator family transporter, with translation MSESRSHRLRRYATYASVSVSLTLILAKLAAYLATDSVSILSSLIDSSTDMMASVVTLLGVRTALRPPDEAHRFGHGKAEALAALAQAAFIGGSALFLTIEAVRRLITPQPVGEGAVGIAVMLLSILLTAGLITFQRHVVTATGSVAVGADRLHYSGDLLMNAAVILAILLTGWTGISAFDPLFGLGIAAFLLYGARKVAREALNVLMDRELPAEERERIAALVMAQPDVAGMHDLRTRSSGVGAFIELHLELDPSLSVARAHDITDRVENRLKDAFPGAEVLIHQEPAGLQDDRLDHRIADGQGAPGQGAPGQGVEGSAG, from the coding sequence ATGAGCGAATCGCGTTCGCACCGGCTGCGCCGGTACGCCACCTACGCCAGCGTGTCGGTCTCCCTCACGCTGATCCTGGCGAAGCTGGCGGCCTATCTGGCGACCGACTCGGTCAGCATCCTGTCGTCGCTGATCGATTCCAGCACCGACATGATGGCCTCGGTGGTGACGTTGCTGGGGGTGCGGACGGCGTTGCGCCCGCCGGACGAGGCTCACCGCTTCGGCCACGGCAAGGCGGAGGCGCTGGCCGCGCTGGCCCAGGCCGCCTTCATCGGCGGTTCCGCCCTGTTCCTGACCATCGAGGCGGTACGCCGCCTCATCACCCCGCAGCCGGTGGGCGAGGGGGCGGTGGGCATCGCCGTGATGTTGCTGTCGATCCTGCTGACCGCCGGCCTGATCACCTTCCAGCGCCATGTGGTGACGGCCACCGGCTCGGTCGCGGTGGGGGCGGACCGGCTGCATTATTCCGGTGACCTGCTGATGAACGCGGCGGTCATCCTGGCGATTCTGCTGACGGGATGGACGGGCATCAGCGCCTTCGATCCGCTGTTCGGTCTGGGCATCGCCGCCTTCCTGCTCTACGGCGCCCGCAAGGTCGCCAGGGAGGCGCTGAACGTCCTGATGGACCGCGAACTGCCGGCGGAGGAGCGGGAGCGCATCGCGGCGCTGGTGATGGCGCAACCGGACGTCGCGGGGATGCACGATCTGCGCACCCGCAGTTCCGGCGTCGGCGCCTTCATCGAGCTGCATCTGGAACTCGACCCCTCGCTGTCGGTCGCCAGGGCGCACGACATCACCGACCGGGTTGAGAACCGCCTGAAGGACGCCTTTCCCGGCGCCGAGGTTCTGATCCACCAGGAGCCCGCCGGTCTTCAGGACGACCGGCTGGATCATCGTATTGCGGATGGCCAGGGCGCTCCTGGTCAAGGCGCCCCCGGCCAGGGCGTCGAGGGGAGTGCCGGCTGA
- a CDS encoding sensor histidine kinase — protein sequence MTFNLFAAEEQAIEQARLLGERLGAAAPELRADFEALVEAFQRSTREQRRLVRVSDRLQAQLGSANQELERRRQEAETALADLREAQEAMVRAEKLASLGALVAGVAHEINTPVGIAVSCASHLSDATARLRGRAQTGELSKADFTRYVATATDTTALILTNCERAAKLIASFKQVAVDRASAERRVVHLNRYIQETLVSLEPKLRQGKHTIAVSCPDGLVVDTYPGALSQILTNFVMNSVTHAFVDAQGADGQGGALSIAVDEPEPGTVRLVYTDDGRGIPPDHLPRIFDPFFTTRRGEGGSGLGLHIVHNLAVGALKGTISVDSAPGQGTRFVLTFPKDTPADDASA from the coding sequence ATGACCTTCAACCTCTTCGCCGCCGAGGAGCAGGCCATCGAGCAGGCCCGCCTTCTGGGGGAGAGGCTGGGCGCTGCCGCGCCCGAACTGCGCGCCGACTTCGAGGCGCTGGTGGAGGCGTTCCAGCGCAGCACGCGCGAACAGCGCCGGCTGGTGCGGGTCAGCGACCGGCTGCAGGCGCAGCTCGGCTCCGCCAACCAGGAACTGGAGCGCCGCCGGCAGGAGGCGGAAACCGCTCTGGCCGACCTGCGCGAGGCGCAGGAGGCGATGGTCCGCGCGGAGAAGCTGGCGTCCCTTGGCGCCCTGGTGGCCGGGGTGGCCCACGAGATCAACACACCGGTGGGCATCGCCGTGTCCTGCGCGTCGCATCTGTCCGACGCCACGGCGCGGCTGCGCGGGCGTGCCCAGACGGGCGAGCTGAGCAAGGCGGATTTCACCCGCTACGTCGCCACCGCCACGGACACGACGGCGCTGATCCTCACCAACTGCGAGCGGGCGGCCAAGCTGATCGCCAGCTTCAAGCAGGTGGCGGTGGACCGTGCCAGCGCCGAACGGCGCGTCGTGCATCTCAACCGCTACATCCAGGAAACACTGGTCAGCCTGGAGCCGAAGCTCCGTCAAGGCAAGCACACCATCGCCGTGTCCTGCCCCGACGGGCTGGTGGTGGACACCTATCCGGGTGCCCTGTCGCAGATCCTGACCAATTTCGTGATGAACTCCGTCACCCATGCCTTCGTCGACGCGCAGGGCGCGGACGGGCAGGGCGGGGCCCTGTCGATCGCCGTGGACGAGCCGGAACCCGGCACCGTGCGGCTGGTCTACACCGATGACGGCCGGGGCATTCCGCCGGACCACCTGCCGCGGATCTTCGATCCGTTCTTCACCACCCGGCGCGGCGAGGGGGGCAGCGGGCTTGGCCTGCACATCGTGCACAACCTGGCGGTCGGGGCGCTGAAGGGGACGATTTCGGTGGACAGCGCGCCGGGGCAGGGAACGCGCTTCGTCCTGACCTTTCCGAAGGACACGCCTGCGGACGACGCATCCGCCTGA
- the ftsH gene encoding ATP-dependent zinc metalloprotease FtsH, whose product MPPIPKKYLTAAAVVAALLLGWFAFAAWTDYARDGAEEVATYSDLVAAAERGDIASVTFRGDGAHAVTPDGQRLRAVVPVTDDLLKELRGRKIAIAFEEEAGGLVSGTVSVLEKLAPFLVIGLLIGALLLSGGQFLGGSRATRVRPRDTGTVFADVAGVDEAKDELRETVEFLRDPRRFAMAGARVPKGILLVGPPGTGKTMLAKAAAGEAGVPFFTVSGSDFVEMFVGLGAARVRSVFKTARAAAPCLLFIDEVDALAGKRGESNSHSEREQTLNQLLVEMDGIVNGGEVVVIAATNRAEMLDPAVTRPGRFDRHIHVALPDVAGREAILGVHTGRLHLAPDVCVRTVARGTPGFSGAELANLTNEAALSAARNGRVIVGMADFEAAKDRVLMGNERRSLALSNHERRLTAYHEAGHALVSIRCPEADPIHKATIIPRGRALGMVVRLPEGDRVSVSRAKLLADIAVAMAGRAAEDLVFGPDAVTTGAEADFRAATDLARRMVTAWGMSDAIGYVAHAGNDPAVVRSERTAWRIDEEVRRITDEGMERARRILAADRAALERITAALLERETLSGEEIGGLTEEERETEAA is encoded by the coding sequence ATGCCGCCGATCCCGAAAAAGTACCTGACCGCCGCCGCCGTTGTTGCTGCGCTTCTGCTTGGTTGGTTCGCCTTCGCGGCCTGGACCGACTACGCGCGCGACGGCGCCGAGGAGGTCGCGACCTACAGCGACTTGGTGGCGGCGGCCGAACGGGGGGACATTGCCTCGGTCACCTTCCGCGGCGACGGGGCACACGCCGTCACGCCGGATGGCCAGCGGCTGCGCGCCGTCGTTCCGGTCACCGACGACCTGCTGAAGGAGCTGCGCGGGCGGAAGATCGCCATCGCCTTCGAGGAGGAGGCCGGCGGGCTGGTCTCCGGCACCGTTTCCGTCCTGGAGAAGCTGGCGCCCTTCCTGGTGATCGGCCTGCTGATCGGCGCGCTGCTGCTCAGCGGCGGGCAGTTCCTCGGCGGCAGCCGGGCCACCCGCGTCCGCCCGCGCGACACCGGCACCGTCTTCGCCGACGTCGCCGGGGTGGACGAGGCCAAGGATGAGCTTCGCGAGACCGTTGAGTTCCTGCGCGACCCGCGCCGCTTCGCCATGGCCGGCGCCCGCGTGCCCAAAGGCATCCTGCTGGTCGGCCCGCCGGGCACCGGCAAGACGATGCTGGCGAAGGCCGCGGCCGGCGAGGCCGGGGTGCCCTTCTTCACCGTCTCCGGTTCCGACTTCGTCGAGATGTTCGTCGGGCTGGGTGCCGCGCGGGTGCGCAGCGTCTTCAAGACGGCGCGGGCCGCCGCCCCCTGCCTGCTGTTCATCGACGAGGTCGACGCGCTGGCCGGCAAGCGCGGCGAATCCAACTCCCATTCGGAGCGGGAGCAGACCCTGAACCAGCTCCTGGTCGAGATGGACGGCATCGTGAACGGCGGCGAGGTGGTGGTGATCGCCGCGACCAACCGCGCGGAAATGCTGGACCCCGCTGTGACACGGCCGGGCCGCTTCGACCGCCACATCCACGTCGCGCTGCCCGACGTGGCCGGGCGCGAGGCCATCCTGGGCGTCCACACCGGCCGGCTGCACCTCGCCCCTGACGTCTGCGTCCGCACGGTGGCGCGGGGCACGCCCGGCTTCTCCGGCGCCGAGCTGGCCAACCTGACCAACGAGGCCGCCCTGTCCGCCGCGCGCAACGGGCGCGTCATCGTCGGCATGGCCGATTTCGAGGCGGCGAAGGACCGAGTCCTGATGGGCAACGAGCGGCGCAGCCTCGCCCTCTCCAACCATGAGCGGCGCCTGACCGCCTATCACGAGGCCGGTCACGCGCTGGTCTCCATCCGCTGCCCGGAGGCCGACCCCATCCACAAGGCCACGATCATCCCGCGCGGCCGCGCGCTGGGCATGGTGGTGCGGCTGCCGGAGGGCGACCGCGTGTCGGTGTCGCGCGCCAAACTGCTCGCCGACATCGCCGTCGCCATGGCCGGGCGGGCGGCGGAGGATCTGGTCTTCGGCCCGGACGCCGTCACCACCGGGGCGGAAGCCGATTTCCGCGCCGCCACCGATCTTGCCCGCCGCATGGTCACCGCCTGGGGCATGAGCGACGCCATCGGCTATGTCGCCCACGCCGGCAACGACCCCGCCGTCGTGCGCTCGGAGCGCACCGCCTGGCGCATCGACGAGGAGGTGCGCCGCATCACCGACGAGGGGATGGAGCGCGCCCGGCGCATCCTGGCTGCCGACCGCGCCGCGCTGGAGCGGATCACCGCCGCCCTGCTGGAGCGCGAGACGCTGAGCGGCGAGGAGATCGGCGGGCTGACCGAGGAAGAACGGGAAACGGAAGCGGCCTGA
- the pdxH gene encoding pyridoxamine 5'-phosphate oxidase encodes MSESNDRDPYALFQDWMAEATRSEINDPNAMALATADAQGAPSVRMVLLKGVDPRGFVFYTNTESRKGEQLLANANAALCFHWKTLKRQVRVEGAVEQVSDAEADAYFESRPRESRIGAWASQQSRPLEGRFELEKRVAQFAAKFGLGAVPRPPHWTGFRILPRRIEFWQDRPFRLHERTLYLREGDPAAQEPARWTTERLFP; translated from the coding sequence ATGAGCGAATCCAACGACCGGGACCCGTACGCCCTGTTCCAGGACTGGATGGCCGAGGCCACCCGCAGCGAGATCAACGATCCCAACGCCATGGCGCTGGCCACCGCGGACGCGCAGGGGGCGCCGTCGGTGCGCATGGTGCTTCTGAAGGGCGTCGATCCGCGCGGATTCGTCTTCTACACCAACACCGAGAGCCGCAAGGGCGAGCAGCTTCTGGCCAACGCCAACGCCGCCCTGTGCTTCCATTGGAAGACCCTGAAGCGGCAGGTCCGCGTCGAGGGCGCGGTGGAACAGGTGTCCGACGCGGAAGCCGACGCCTATTTCGAAAGCCGTCCGCGCGAAAGCCGCATCGGCGCCTGGGCGTCGCAGCAGTCGCGCCCCCTGGAGGGCCGGTTCGAGTTGGAGAAGCGGGTCGCCCAGTTCGCCGCCAAGTTCGGCCTGGGCGCCGTTCCCCGCCCGCCGCACTGGACCGGATTCCGCATCCTGCCGCGGCGAATCGAGTTCTGGCAGGACCGCCCCTTCCGCCTGCACGAGCGGACGTTGTACCTGCGTGAGGGCGACCCGGCGGCGCAGGAGCCGGCGCGCTGGACGACAGAGCGTCTTTTCCCGTAA
- a CDS encoding response regulator transcription factor — protein MAAVTIVVVEDEASLRRDMIEYLRSCGFDAIGAKNGRELDEQIASRPVSLVVLDVNLPGEDGFKIATRLRENPAIGIIMVTARGSTVDRVVGLELGADAYLVKPVEMRELEAQAKALLRRLETSNAGATPPAPQSSGQPAMDEGSWILDATAWALTSPAGVRVSLTSMEMKLVSLLAGQARQPATRDQISVALYNRRWNPDDRSIDTVVGRLRHKVENAIGETAPVKSVHGVGYVFSAPVRVI, from the coding sequence ATGGCGGCCGTTACGATCGTTGTCGTCGAGGACGAGGCGTCTCTGCGACGTGACATGATCGAGTACCTGCGCAGTTGCGGCTTCGACGCGATCGGAGCGAAGAATGGGCGCGAACTGGACGAGCAGATCGCGTCACGTCCGGTATCCTTGGTTGTTCTGGACGTCAACCTTCCAGGTGAGGACGGGTTCAAGATCGCCACGCGGCTGCGCGAGAATCCCGCCATCGGAATCATCATGGTGACCGCCCGCGGCTCCACCGTGGACCGGGTGGTCGGGCTGGAATTGGGGGCCGACGCCTATCTGGTGAAGCCCGTCGAGATGCGCGAGTTGGAAGCCCAGGCAAAGGCCCTGCTGCGCCGTCTGGAGACGAGCAACGCCGGCGCCACCCCGCCGGCCCCGCAATCCTCCGGCCAGCCCGCGATGGACGAGGGCAGCTGGATTCTGGACGCCACGGCCTGGGCGCTGACCAGCCCGGCGGGCGTGCGCGTCAGCCTGACCAGCATGGAGATGAAGCTGGTCTCCCTGCTGGCCGGACAGGCCCGTCAGCCGGCGACCCGCGACCAGATCTCCGTCGCGCTCTACAACCGCCGCTGGAACCCCGACGACCGTTCCATCGACACGGTGGTCGGGCGCCTGCGCCACAAGGTGGAGAACGCGATCGGCGAAACCGCTCCGGTCAAGTCGGTCCACGGCGTTGGTTACGTGTTCTCCGCACCTGTCCGGGTGATCTGA
- a CDS encoding methyl-accepting chemotaxis protein translates to MDSAFGGRSHLIADIATEAGNLGIEIADIAGHVEEVNGRLGHQANVFAQLRGTGNKMSESTQRISAAATVARSVTEQARQEVESSHDRVQRSMDDIHALVAAVGGIEGQIAGLQEALDRVGRVAKEIFVIAKQTNLLALNATIEAARAGEAGRGFAVVANEVKALSKKTSEATTEIDATLKYLNDQAQRLMAESASSAGKARAVSEGTTAIGAVIETVGRAMSELNGETDKIDAASSEIGANCEELQHEIDDLAVGVQLSSDNLAQARDRVNTLVGMSERLIGITAELDVETVDTPFIRLVCDAASRISADFEDAMARGEVREGDLFDSNYQPIPGSNPQQHMTRFTEFCDRVLPRVLDSLLGQSERIVFCVAVDSNGYLPTHNRRFSQPQGADPTWNAANCRNRRIFNDRVGLAAGRSTKPFLLQTYRRDMGGGQYALMKDVSAPITVRGRHWGGLRLAYKV, encoded by the coding sequence ATGGACAGTGCGTTCGGCGGCCGCTCTCATCTGATCGCGGACATTGCCACCGAAGCGGGCAATCTTGGCATCGAGATCGCGGACATCGCGGGCCATGTGGAGGAGGTCAACGGCCGCCTCGGCCATCAGGCCAACGTTTTCGCGCAGTTGCGCGGCACCGGAAACAAGATGTCGGAGAGCACGCAGCGCATCTCCGCCGCCGCGACCGTGGCGCGTTCCGTGACCGAGCAGGCCCGGCAGGAGGTCGAATCCTCCCACGACCGGGTCCAGCGCTCCATGGACGACATCCATGCCCTCGTCGCCGCGGTGGGGGGAATCGAAGGCCAGATCGCCGGCCTTCAGGAGGCGCTCGACCGCGTGGGCCGGGTCGCCAAGGAAATCTTCGTCATCGCCAAGCAGACCAACCTGCTGGCGCTCAACGCCACCATCGAGGCGGCCCGCGCCGGCGAGGCCGGGCGCGGCTTCGCCGTGGTGGCGAACGAGGTGAAGGCCCTGTCCAAGAAGACCAGCGAGGCGACGACGGAGATCGACGCCACGCTGAAATACCTCAACGACCAGGCGCAGCGCCTGATGGCCGAAAGCGCGTCCAGCGCCGGCAAGGCCCGCGCGGTGAGCGAGGGCACCACCGCCATTGGCGCCGTCATCGAAACCGTCGGCCGGGCCATGTCGGAGCTGAACGGCGAGACCGACAAGATCGACGCGGCCTCTTCCGAGATCGGCGCCAACTGCGAGGAGCTGCAGCACGAGATCGACGATCTCGCGGTCGGCGTGCAGCTCTCCAGCGACAATCTGGCCCAGGCGCGCGACCGCGTGAACACGCTGGTCGGCATGAGCGAGCGGCTGATCGGCATCACCGCCGAACTGGACGTGGAGACGGTGGACACGCCGTTCATCCGGCTGGTTTGCGACGCCGCGTCGCGCATCTCCGCCGATTTCGAGGATGCGATGGCGCGCGGCGAGGTTCGCGAAGGCGACCTGTTCGACAGCAATTACCAGCCCATCCCCGGCTCCAACCCGCAGCAGCACATGACCCGCTTCACGGAGTTCTGCGACCGCGTGCTGCCGAGGGTGCTCGACTCGCTGCTCGGGCAAAGCGAACGCATTGTCTTCTGCGTGGCGGTCGACTCCAACGGCTATCTGCCGACCCACAACCGCCGGTTCAGCCAGCCCCAGGGGGCCGACCCGACATGGAACGCGGCCAACTGCCGCAACCGCCGCATCTTCAACGACCGCGTCGGTCTGGCCGCGGGGCGCAGCACGAAGCCGTTCCTTCTTCAGACCTACCGGCGCGACATGGGGGGCGGCCAGTACGCCCTGATGAAGGACGTGTCCGCCCCGATCACCGTGCGTGGACGCCATTGGGGCGGGCTGCGTCTGGCCTACAAGGTCTGA
- a CDS encoding SpoIIE family protein phosphatase, whose amino-acid sequence MTELRSLAVGRRDRSLLTRIGSVILVTAAAVGMVAVAVSANIVEHQQVSALTKRAQLVAAMQTDALANPIWEIDDRAVRNIIDSLRERDPAILAVSVFEPGRSEPMAVSGDPRTSADSTTVEKIIDLRGRDGVTRQVGTLRLLYSTEEVHRNTLEALLPVVGLLLLSLVTAIAIISVMLNRVVLRPLRRLTQATQAVSRGDYGARLATEREDEIGVLTKTFNRMAETVQDYTQTLEFRVQERTEALADINRRIMDSINYAQLIQSSILPKPEVLDSGLAQHFVLWRPRDVVSGDFYYYREVEDGFLIGVADCTGHGVPGAFMTMTASAVLNNVVDGMGAADPAALLATVDDKVRAALHQDGDAASWEGGFDNGLDLALCYVQPAQRRLVYAGARLPLAVAGPDGLTEIRADRRSLGYRASGPAPAFTNHSLELQPDQTFYICTDGLTDQCGGERGRSFGKRRLHGVVEECSALPLDRQKECIEASLSGFQGDRPQRDDITMIGFRVRLAGDPAAPARNTLWEIA is encoded by the coding sequence GTGACCGAACTGCGCTCCCTCGCCGTTGGACGGCGCGACCGTTCGCTGCTGACCCGCATCGGCAGCGTCATCCTGGTCACTGCCGCCGCCGTGGGGATGGTCGCCGTGGCCGTGTCGGCCAACATCGTGGAACACCAGCAGGTCTCGGCTCTGACCAAGCGGGCGCAGCTGGTCGCCGCCATGCAGACGGACGCGCTGGCCAACCCGATCTGGGAGATCGACGACCGCGCCGTCCGCAACATCATCGATTCGCTGCGTGAGCGCGACCCGGCCATCCTCGCCGTCTCCGTCTTCGAGCCGGGGCGCAGCGAGCCGATGGCGGTGTCCGGCGACCCGAGGACCTCCGCCGACTCCACCACCGTCGAGAAGATCATCGATCTGAGGGGACGCGACGGGGTGACCCGGCAGGTGGGAACGCTGCGCCTGCTCTATTCGACGGAGGAGGTCCACCGCAACACGCTGGAGGCGCTGCTGCCGGTGGTCGGGCTGCTTCTGCTGTCCCTGGTCACCGCCATCGCCATCATCAGCGTCATGCTGAACCGCGTCGTGCTCCGTCCGCTGCGGCGGCTGACCCAGGCGACCCAGGCGGTTTCCCGCGGCGACTACGGCGCCCGCCTCGCCACCGAGCGGGAGGACGAGATCGGCGTCCTGACCAAGACCTTCAACCGCATGGCCGAGACGGTCCAGGACTACACCCAGACGCTGGAGTTCCGCGTCCAGGAGCGGACGGAGGCGCTGGCCGACATCAACCGCCGCATCATGGACAGCATCAACTACGCCCAGTTGATCCAGTCCTCGATCCTGCCGAAACCGGAAGTCCTGGACAGCGGGCTGGCCCAGCATTTCGTCCTGTGGCGCCCGCGCGACGTGGTCAGCGGCGACTTCTATTACTACCGCGAGGTCGAGGACGGCTTCCTGATCGGTGTGGCCGACTGCACGGGCCACGGGGTCCCCGGCGCCTTCATGACCATGACGGCCAGCGCCGTGCTGAACAATGTGGTGGACGGCATGGGCGCCGCCGACCCCGCCGCTCTGCTCGCCACGGTGGACGACAAGGTGCGGGCGGCCCTGCACCAGGATGGTGACGCGGCAAGCTGGGAAGGCGGCTTCGACAACGGGCTGGATCTGGCCCTGTGCTACGTCCAGCCGGCGCAGCGGCGGCTCGTCTATGCCGGCGCCCGCCTGCCCCTGGCCGTCGCCGGCCCGGACGGGTTGACCGAGATCCGCGCCGACCGCCGCAGCCTGGGATACCGCGCGTCCGGCCCCGCCCCGGCCTTCACGAACCACAGCCTGGAGCTGCAGCCGGACCAGACCTTCTACATCTGCACCGACGGGCTGACCGACCAATGCGGCGGAGAGCGGGGGCGGAGCTTCGGCAAGCGCCGCCTGCACGGTGTGGTCGAAGAGTGCAGCGCCCTGCCGCTCGACCGGCAGAAGGAGTGCATCGAAGCCAGCCTGTCCGGCTTCCAGGGCGACCGCCCGCAACGCGACGACATCACCATGATCGGCTTCCGTGTCCGGCTGGCGGGCGATCCCGCGGCCCCGGCGCGGAACACCCTGTGGGAAATCGCGTAA
- a CDS encoding RT0821/Lpp0805 family surface protein: protein MFVKKLVPAAMAIALLAGCASTSKEATKNAETVGGRISSTYGNASGKVASSGTGPLLGAFIGSAAIEPSDAAAAETAAKRAYSAPVGDKIGWTNPATGHYGSLTTTREGYNNAGQYCREFHQTVTTKSQTELAYGTACKQADGTWKIVANS from the coding sequence ATGTTCGTGAAGAAGCTCGTCCCGGCGGCGATGGCGATCGCCCTGCTTGCGGGTTGCGCCAGCACCTCCAAGGAAGCCACCAAGAACGCGGAGACCGTCGGCGGCCGGATCTCGTCGACCTATGGCAACGCGTCGGGCAAGGTCGCCTCCTCGGGCACCGGCCCGCTGCTGGGCGCCTTCATCGGCTCGGCCGCCATTGAGCCGTCGGACGCCGCCGCCGCCGAGACCGCGGCCAAGCGCGCCTACTCCGCCCCGGTCGGCGACAAGATCGGCTGGACCAACCCGGCGACGGGCCATTACGGCTCGCTGACCACGACGCGTGAGGGCTACAACAACGCCGGTCAGTATTGCCGTGAGTTCCACCAAACGGTAACCACAAAGAGCCAGACCGAATTGGCCTACGGAACCGCTTGCAAACAGGCCGACGGTACGTGGAAGATCGTCGCCAATTCGTAA